The Mytilus galloprovincialis chromosome 2, xbMytGall1.hap1.1, whole genome shotgun sequence genome has a window encoding:
- the LOC143061928 gene encoding uncharacterized protein LOC143061928, with protein sequence MQDFQKGKQITCLPSLRECRLRDIDRQVAVDAGQLTEAFIRSWNKGVNSITSSNSTVIKELYYLSGEIFDTVKLGESLKQFFEGFGFPLYQEKKIPQGAEVLKIVKSSEGTRVKRSFQFMDCKGQAPRRKYGVSSGASCNYLKICFASI encoded by the exons ATGCAAGACTtccaaaag GGTAAGCAAATTACATGCCTTCCATCTCTCCGCGAATGTAGACTACGAGACATAGATAGACAGGTTGCTGTAGATGCTGGTCAACTGACAGAGGCGTTCATTCGTAGCTGG AACAAAGGAGTAAACAGTATAACAAGCTCAAACTCTACAGTCATCAAAGAACTATATTATCTCTCTGGAGAAATTTTTGATACAGTTAAACTTGGAGAAAGTTTAAAGCAGTTTTTTGAAGGATTTGGCTTTCCACTGTACCAGGAGAAAAAGATTCCTCAGGGCGCCGAGGTTCTTAAAATCGTCAAATCTTCag AAGGAACTCGTGTTAAAAGATCTTTTCAATTCATGGATTGTAAAGGACAAGCACCAAGGAGAAAGTATGGGGTCAGCTCGGGAGCATCATGCAATTATCTGAAGATATGCTTTGCAAGTATCTGA
- the LOC143063016 gene encoding uncharacterized protein LOC143063016 isoform X2 — protein MPNVIDFVKKKSYSRDKFVTMLGLPLCVLFLSAVAAYEMKFDYHISEGKARFLEKIETNLEKNVVKIHVPAHNDILESYRMQDFQKGKQITCLPSLRECRLRDIDRQVAVDAGQLTEAFIRSWNEGVNSITSSNSTVIKELYYLSGEIFDTVKLGESLKQFFEGFGFPLYQETKIPQGAEVLKIVKSSEGTRVKRSFGTLGNDCKGQAPKRKYGVSSGASCNYLKICSKVGMVNGAQVFTDCNNIHITSPLAYVCVCCPWVTQIDFQGHDCACTKMDGSR, from the exons ATGCCTAATGTAATcgactttgttaaaaaaaaatcctattcaCGAG aTAAATTTGTGACAATGTTAGGCTTACCACTTTGTGTTTTATTCTTGTCTGCTGTTGCAGCTTATGAGATG AAATTTGATTATCATATAAGTGAAGGTAAAGCaagatttttggaaaaaattgaaacaaatcttGAAAAGAATGTAGTAAAGATTCACGTTCCGGCACACAATGATATTCTTGAATCTTACAGGATGCAAGACTTCCAAAag GGTAAACAAATTACATGCCTTCCATCTCTCCGCGAATGTAGACTACGAGACATTGATAGACAGGTTGCTGTAGATGCTGGCCAACTGACAGAGGCGTTTATTCGTAGCTGG AACGAAGGAGTAAACAGTATAACAAGCTCAAACTCTACAGTCATCAAAGAACTGTATTATTTGTCTGGAGAAATTTTTGATACAGTTAAACTTGGAGAAAGTTTAAAGCAGTTTTTTGAAGGATTTGGCTTTCCACTGTACCAGGAAACAAAGATTCCACAAGGCGCCGAGGTTCTTAAAATCGTCAAATCTTCag AAGGAACTCGTGTTAAAAGATCTTTTGGAACCCTGGGCAATGATTGTAAAGGACAAGCACCAAAGAGAAAGTATGGGGTCAGCTCGGGAGCATCATGCAATTATCTGAAGATATGCTCGAA AGTTGGTATGGTCAATGGTGCACAGGTTTTTACCGATTGTAATAACATCCACATTACTTCTCCACTGGCTTATGTCTGTGTTTGTTGTCCTTGGGTTACCCAAATTGACTTCCAGGGACACGACTGCGCTTGCACAAAGATGGATGGATCTCGCTAA
- the LOC143063016 gene encoding uncharacterized protein LOC143063016 isoform X1, which translates to MPNVIDFVKKKSYSRDKFVTMLGLPLCVLFLSAVAAYEMKFDYHISEGKARFLEKIETNLEKNVVKIHVPAHNDILESYRMQDFQKGKQITCLPSLRECRLRDIDRQVAVDAGQLTEAFIRSWNEGVNSITSSNSTVIKELYYLSGEIFDTVKLGESLKQFFEGFGFPLYQETKIPQGAEVLKIVKSSEGTRVKRSFGTLGNDCKGQAPKRKYGVSSGASCNYLKICSKFGMVNGARVFTDCNNIHITSPLAYVCVCCPWVTQIDLHGNDCTCTKMDGSR; encoded by the exons ATGCCTAATGTAATcgactttgttaaaaaaaaatcctattcaCGAG aTAAATTTGTGACAATGTTAGGCTTACCACTTTGTGTTTTATTCTTGTCTGCTGTTGCAGCTTATGAGATG AAATTTGATTATCATATAAGTGAAGGTAAAGCaagatttttggaaaaaattgaaacaaatcttGAAAAGAATGTAGTAAAGATTCACGTTCCGGCACACAATGATATTCTTGAATCTTACAGGATGCAAGACTTCCAAAag GGTAAACAAATTACATGCCTTCCATCTCTCCGCGAATGTAGACTACGAGACATTGATAGACAGGTTGCTGTAGATGCTGGCCAACTGACAGAGGCGTTTATTCGTAGCTGG AACGAAGGAGTAAACAGTATAACAAGCTCAAACTCTACAGTCATCAAAGAACTGTATTATTTGTCTGGAGAAATTTTTGATACAGTTAAACTTGGAGAAAGTTTAAAGCAGTTTTTTGAAGGATTTGGCTTTCCACTGTACCAGGAAACAAAGATTCCACAAGGCGCCGAGGTTCTTAAAATCGTCAAATCTTCag AAGGAACTCGTGTTAAAAGATCTTTTGGAACCCTGGGCAATGATTGTAAAGGACAAGCACCAAAGAGAAAGTATGGGGTCAGCTCGGGAGCATCATGCAATTATCTGAAGATATGCTCGAA atttggtATGGTCAATGGTGCACGGGTTTTTACCGATTGTAATAATATCCACATTACTTCTCCACTGGCTTATGTCTGTGTTTGTTGTCCTTGGGTCACCCAAATTGACCTTCATGGAAACGACTGTACATGCACAAAGATGGACGGATCTCGCTAA
- the LOC143063016 gene encoding uncharacterized protein LOC143063016 isoform X3, whose amino-acid sequence MLGLPLCVLFLSAVAAYEMKFDYHISEGKARFLEKIETNLEKNVVKIHVPAHNDILESYRMQDFQKGKQITCLPSLRECRLRDIDRQVAVDAGQLTEAFIRSWNEGVNSITSSNSTVIKELYYLSGEIFDTVKLGESLKQFFEGFGFPLYQETKIPQGAEVLKIVKSSEGTRVKRSFGTLGNDCKGQAPKRKYGVSSGASCNYLKICSKFGMVNGARVFTDCNNIHITSPLAYVCVCCPWVTQIDLHGNDCTCTKMDGSR is encoded by the exons ATGTTAGGCTTACCACTTTGTGTTTTATTCTTGTCTGCTGTTGCAGCTTATGAGATG AAATTTGATTATCATATAAGTGAAGGTAAAGCaagatttttggaaaaaattgaaacaaatcttGAAAAGAATGTAGTAAAGATTCACGTTCCGGCACACAATGATATTCTTGAATCTTACAGGATGCAAGACTTCCAAAag GGTAAACAAATTACATGCCTTCCATCTCTCCGCGAATGTAGACTACGAGACATTGATAGACAGGTTGCTGTAGATGCTGGCCAACTGACAGAGGCGTTTATTCGTAGCTGG AACGAAGGAGTAAACAGTATAACAAGCTCAAACTCTACAGTCATCAAAGAACTGTATTATTTGTCTGGAGAAATTTTTGATACAGTTAAACTTGGAGAAAGTTTAAAGCAGTTTTTTGAAGGATTTGGCTTTCCACTGTACCAGGAAACAAAGATTCCACAAGGCGCCGAGGTTCTTAAAATCGTCAAATCTTCag AAGGAACTCGTGTTAAAAGATCTTTTGGAACCCTGGGCAATGATTGTAAAGGACAAGCACCAAAGAGAAAGTATGGGGTCAGCTCGGGAGCATCATGCAATTATCTGAAGATATGCTCGAA atttggtATGGTCAATGGTGCACGGGTTTTTACCGATTGTAATAATATCCACATTACTTCTCCACTGGCTTATGTCTGTGTTTGTTGTCCTTGGGTCACCCAAATTGACCTTCATGGAAACGACTGTACATGCACAAAGATGGACGGATCTCGCTAA